Below is a genomic region from Amycolatopsis sp. 195334CR.
GGGCGCTGTCGGTGAGCGAGTACGCGTCACCGAGACCGCTGCGCGGCAACATGATCATCATCGGCCCGAGCGCGTCCAGCAGTTCCAGATAGAAGCGGTTGCCGCTGGCAGCGGCGATCGCGCGGTGGAAGGCGAAGTCGGCCTCCACCACGGTGTCGGCGCCGGCCGAAGCGAAGGCCGCGCGGGCCTTCTCGATCGCTTTCGCGCTGCGGGCCCCGACCCGGGTGGCGGCCAGCGCCGCGGCCTCCGACTCGACGCCGATCCGGAAGTCCAGCATCGCGAGCACGTCGGAGTGGTGGCGGAGCTCGCCGCTGTCGAGCCGGAACGGGGTGGCCTCCGGCACCGCGAGCACGAAGGAACCGCGTCCCTGGTGGGTTTCGACCAGCCCTTCCGCCTGCAGCCGGGTCACCGCCTCCCGCGCGGTGCTCCGAGAGACGCCGTAGGTGTCGATGAGCTCCTTCTCCGACGGCAGCCGGGCACCGGGCGACAGGTCGCCGGAAACGATCCGCGCCTTCAGTCCGTCGACGACGCCCAGTGCGAGCGAAGCGGTCACCACGCGAACGCCATGGTCGACTCGGGTCCTTCCCGGTAGCTTGTCGGATGAGTGGGAACTTATCGCACGAGTTGGAGGTCCGCCAGTGAGCCAGCACCCGCGCCGCCGGATTCCGCGCTGGAGCGACGTCGAACCGTTCCTGCGGCGCCCGCCCCGCCCGGGCGCCCGCCCCGACGCCGTGGACCGGCGGCTGGCCCGGTGCATCACCATCAGCGACCTG
It encodes:
- a CDS encoding FadR/GntR family transcriptional regulator, translating into MTASLALGVVDGLKARIVSGDLSPGARLPSEKELIDTYGVSRSTAREAVTRLQAEGLVETHQGRGSFVLAVPEATPFRLDSGELRHHSDVLAMLDFRIGVESEAAALAATRVGARSAKAIEKARAAFASAGADTVVEADFAFHRAIAAASGNRFYLELLDALGPMMIMLPRSGLGDAYSLTDSAHVDRVRSEHDNIAAAIQAGDAETARAALRVHLGNTRRRLQADTSP